A genomic segment from Acipenser ruthenus chromosome 5, fAciRut3.2 maternal haplotype, whole genome shotgun sequence encodes:
- the LOC117403329 gene encoding tribbles homolog 2-like isoform X2: MHSFVRTCKKLREDEAARLFHQIASAVAHCHDSGVVLRDLKLRKFVFKNQDRGFVKLESLGDAYILEGEDDSLSDKHGCPAYVSPEILNTSGSYSGKAADVWSLGVMLYTMLVGRYPFHDVEPSSLFSKIRRGQFSIPETLTPKAKCLIRSILRREPAERLTSREILDHPWFATDMHASSSGCGANKEASDQLVPDVNMEEELDKFFS; this comes from the exons ATGCATTCATTTGTTCGTACCTGCAAAAAGCTCAGAGAGGATGAAGCTGCCAGACTCTTCCATCAGATAGCGTCAGCTGTTGCTCACTGCCATGACAGTGGAGTCGTACTGAGAGACCTCAAGTTAAggaaatttgtttttaaaaaccagGACAG gGGTTTTGTTAAATTAGAAAGTCTGGGGGATGCATACATTTTGGAGGGAGAAGATGACTCTCTGTCAGACAAACATGGCTGTCCGGCCTACGTGAGTCCTGAGATCCTGAACACAAGTGGCAGCTACTCTGGAAAGGCAGCAGATGTGTGGAGCCTGGGTGTGATGCTCTATACTATGTTAGTTGGACGCTACCCCTTCCATGATGTGGAGCCTAGTTCTCTGTTCAGCAAGATCCGCCGAGGGCAGTTTAGCATTCCCGAGACTCTCACCCCCAAGGCGAAATGCCTTATCCGCAGCATCCTCCGCCGAGAGCCTGCCGAACGGCTCACGTCTCGGGAAATCTTGGACCACCCCTGGTTTGCTACAGATATGCATGCCTCCAGTTCAGGATGTGGTGCAAATAAGGAGGCTTCAGATCAGCTGGTACCTGATGTTAATATGGAAGAAGAGTTGGACAAGTTTTTCAGCTGA